The following are from one region of the Hymenobacter sp. YIM 151858-1 genome:
- the gltX gene encoding glutamate--tRNA ligase encodes MEREVRVRFAPSPTGPLHIGGVRTALYNYLLARKLGGKMLLRIEDTDQNRFVPGAEQYIMDSLRWCGIEIDEGPEQGGPHAPYRQSERKPMYMQYAMQLIEAGHAYYAFDTPEELDAMRARLTAAKVPNPQYNSITRTQMRNSLTLPDEEVKQLLESGAPYVIRLKVPRKEEVRFNDLIRGWVVVHSSSIDDKVLMKSDGMPTYHLANIVDDHLMEITHVIRGEEWLPSAPLHVLLYRYLGWESTMPQFAHLPLLLKPDGTGKLSKRDGDRLGFPVFPLEWHGKDAETGEPTVSSGYRESGYLPEAFINFLAFLGWNPGTTQELFTMPELIDAFTIERVSKSPARFDQNKVRWYNEQYLRVKPDSELAQYLTEALQQQGLEANLPADKAEQIAGLVKERATFPADLAREARLFFERPAAYDEQVISKKWNAQVAAALGEFAQELPAAADTTPDGIKALLTQVLERQGIKIGQVLQALRVAVTGAAAGPDLMAIMSILGTQETAERIQAAVAALAPQAS; translated from the coding sequence ATGGAAAGAGAAGTTCGGGTGCGTTTTGCGCCCAGCCCGACCGGGCCGCTGCACATTGGCGGCGTGCGCACTGCGCTGTATAACTACCTGCTGGCCCGCAAGTTGGGTGGCAAGATGCTGCTGCGCATCGAAGACACCGACCAAAACCGCTTCGTACCCGGCGCCGAGCAGTACATCATGGATTCGCTGCGCTGGTGCGGCATCGAGATTGACGAAGGCCCCGAGCAAGGCGGCCCGCACGCACCGTACCGCCAGAGCGAGCGGAAGCCCATGTACATGCAGTACGCCATGCAGCTCATCGAGGCCGGCCACGCGTACTACGCTTTCGATACGCCCGAGGAGCTCGACGCTATGCGCGCGCGCCTCACGGCGGCCAAGGTGCCCAACCCGCAGTACAACAGCATTACGCGCACCCAAATGCGCAACTCCCTCACGCTGCCCGACGAGGAAGTAAAGCAGCTGCTCGAGAGCGGCGCGCCGTACGTGATTCGCCTGAAGGTGCCGCGCAAGGAAGAAGTGCGCTTTAACGACCTCATCCGCGGCTGGGTGGTGGTGCACTCGTCCAGCATCGACGACAAAGTGCTGATGAAGTCGGACGGCATGCCCACGTACCACCTGGCGAACATCGTGGACGACCACCTGATGGAAATCACCCACGTGATTCGGGGCGAAGAGTGGCTGCCCTCGGCCCCCTTGCACGTGCTGCTGTACCGCTACCTAGGCTGGGAAAGCACCATGCCGCAGTTTGCCCACTTGCCCCTGCTGCTGAAGCCCGACGGCACCGGCAAACTGAGCAAGCGCGACGGCGACCGGCTGGGTTTTCCGGTGTTCCCGCTGGAGTGGCACGGCAAAGACGCCGAAACCGGCGAGCCGACCGTGAGCAGCGGCTACCGCGAATCGGGCTACCTGCCCGAGGCGTTCATCAACTTCCTCGCCTTCCTGGGCTGGAACCCCGGCACCACGCAGGAGCTGTTTACGATGCCGGAGCTGATCGACGCCTTCACGATTGAGCGCGTGAGCAAGTCGCCGGCCCGCTTCGACCAAAACAAAGTGCGCTGGTACAACGAGCAGTACCTACGCGTCAAGCCCGACAGCGAGCTGGCCCAGTACCTCACCGAGGCCCTGCAGCAGCAAGGCCTGGAGGCCAATTTGCCCGCCGATAAAGCCGAGCAAATTGCCGGCCTGGTAAAGGAGCGCGCCACGTTCCCGGCCGATCTGGCCCGCGAGGCCCGCTTGTTCTTCGAGCGCCCCGCCGCCTACGACGAGCAGGTCATCAGCAAGAAGTGGAACGCCCAGGTGGCCGCCGCCCTAGGTGAGTTTGCCCAGGAGCTGCCCGCGGCCGCCGACACCACCCCCGACGGCATCAAGGCCCTGCTGACGCAGGTACTGGAGCGCCAGGGCATCAAAATCGGCCAGGTGTTGCAAGCCCTGCGCGTAGCCGTAACCGGCGCCGCCGCCGGCCCCGATCTGATGGCCATTATGAGCATCTTGGGTACCCAGGAAACGGCCGAGCGCATTCAGGCGGCCGTGGCGGCGCTGGCGCCGCAGGCCAGCTAG
- a CDS encoding 3-hydroxyacyl-CoA dehydrogenase family protein has product MHLLILDGQHLAAELREKFGAQHQYTFVPEAGGRLVDELETAMPLLDEALPTADVVFDFGNYGPLYEEKAGIVAFVEAATESLASRFGAARPAYPVFGFCGLPTLLNRSLLEVSLLDPADAQPLAQVCAALGTEYRVVEDRVGLVTPRVVCMIINEACYTLQEGTASIRDIDLGMKLGTNYPKGPFEWANAIGVERVYEVLNTLWEDTRDERYKICPLLKRMVQRQESFAL; this is encoded by the coding sequence ATGCACCTGCTCATCCTCGACGGCCAGCACCTCGCAGCCGAACTCCGCGAAAAGTTCGGTGCGCAGCACCAGTACACCTTCGTGCCCGAGGCCGGCGGCCGCCTCGTCGACGAGCTGGAAACCGCCATGCCGCTGCTCGACGAGGCCCTGCCCACCGCCGATGTGGTGTTCGATTTCGGCAACTACGGCCCGCTCTACGAAGAGAAAGCGGGCATCGTGGCGTTTGTCGAAGCCGCGACCGAGTCGCTGGCTTCGCGCTTCGGCGCGGCCCGGCCAGCCTACCCGGTGTTCGGTTTTTGCGGCCTGCCCACGCTGCTCAACCGCAGCCTGCTCGAAGTCAGCCTGCTCGACCCTGCCGACGCCCAGCCGCTTGCCCAGGTATGCGCCGCCCTAGGTACCGAGTACCGCGTGGTAGAAGACCGCGTGGGCCTGGTGACGCCGCGCGTGGTGTGCATGATCATCAACGAGGCCTGCTACACCTTGCAAGAGGGCACGGCCAGCATCCGCGACATCGACCTGGGCATGAAGCTCGGCACGAACTACCCCAAAGGCCCCTTCGAGTGGGCCAATGCCATCGGCGTCGAGCGCGTGTACGAGGTGCTGAATACGCTCTGGGAAGATACCCGCGACGAGCGGTACAAAATCTGCCCACTGCTCAAGCGCATGGTGCAGCGCCAGGAAAGCTTCGCGCTTTAG
- a CDS encoding M61 family metallopeptidase, with protein sequence MKSFLLSASLGSLFAFGAHAQTPAAGTYRITVDTQPAASSDQLRVIIQTPPVREERVTYVMPSVVPGSYSKKDYGRFVQGLKAFDDKGKALKVTREGQNLFTIDKATKLARIEYLVDDTWDAKQDDSYIFQPGGTNFDARSAYSNFVLNHYGLYGYLEGYKMVPYEVTVKHAPELYASTALPVQRSATQDVFRADSYVTLADGPILYSKPDTTSFVAGGARIGVSVVSELGKVKAAQISQTIRPMAEALGQFFGKMPVPNYQFLMYFPDYQTSQVINRNTGGFGAMEHSYSSLYFLPERNTEGELTEMVREVASHEFLHMLAPLNIHSREIGEFDFRNPKMSQHLWLYEGVTEYFAHLVQVRAGLTTEEQFRSAMQEKIRDAEKYPAGVSFTEMSRRILEQPYDKMYENVYKKGALIGLLLDIRIQELTKGQKTLRDVLLTLRDKYGPTRSFEDAQLIPEVVALTHPEVQQFFDRYVVGTEALPLTEYLDKIGWRYADKAPARIKAFGQLGFRYDEAKKEFATADVTPETNAFGLQNGDVIVAVNGQPVTLETAEQLLRSLVEPTTDKPVRLTLRRGSTTKDAQAAPREFDVEIRNQLAPSTAPTPAQLALRRQLLNSKS encoded by the coding sequence ATGAAATCCTTCCTGCTCAGTGCCAGCCTCGGCAGCTTGTTTGCTTTTGGCGCCCACGCCCAAACGCCCGCCGCCGGCACCTACCGCATTACCGTCGATACGCAACCCGCTGCCAGCTCCGACCAGCTGCGCGTAATCATCCAGACGCCGCCCGTACGCGAGGAGCGCGTAACGTACGTAATGCCGAGCGTGGTGCCGGGCTCGTACTCCAAAAAGGACTACGGCCGCTTTGTGCAGGGCCTGAAAGCTTTCGACGACAAAGGCAAGGCGCTGAAGGTGACGCGCGAGGGCCAGAACCTGTTCACCATCGACAAAGCCACCAAGCTCGCCCGCATTGAGTACCTGGTAGACGACACCTGGGACGCCAAGCAGGACGACAGCTACATCTTTCAGCCAGGCGGTACCAACTTCGATGCCCGTTCGGCCTATAGCAACTTCGTGCTGAACCACTACGGCCTCTACGGCTACTTAGAGGGTTACAAAATGGTGCCTTACGAAGTAACCGTGAAGCATGCGCCCGAACTCTACGCCAGCACTGCGCTGCCGGTGCAGCGCTCCGCCACGCAGGATGTGTTTCGGGCCGATAGCTACGTAACCCTGGCCGATGGCCCCATTCTGTACAGCAAGCCCGATACCACCAGCTTTGTGGCCGGCGGGGCGCGCATTGGGGTGTCGGTAGTGTCGGAGCTGGGCAAGGTGAAGGCGGCGCAAATCAGCCAGACCATCCGGCCCATGGCCGAGGCCCTAGGTCAGTTTTTCGGGAAGATGCCGGTGCCCAACTACCAGTTTCTGATGTATTTCCCCGATTACCAGACCTCGCAGGTAATCAACCGCAACACGGGCGGTTTCGGGGCCATGGAGCACTCGTACTCGTCGTTGTACTTTTTGCCCGAGCGCAACACCGAGGGCGAGCTAACCGAGATGGTGCGCGAGGTGGCCTCGCACGAGTTTCTGCACATGCTGGCGCCGCTGAACATCCACTCCCGCGAAATCGGCGAGTTCGACTTCCGCAACCCCAAAATGTCGCAGCACCTGTGGCTGTACGAGGGCGTGACGGAATACTTCGCTCACCTGGTGCAGGTACGGGCCGGGCTTACCACCGAGGAGCAGTTCCGCAGCGCCATGCAGGAAAAAATCCGCGACGCGGAGAAGTACCCGGCGGGCGTGTCGTTCACGGAAATGAGCCGCCGCATTCTGGAGCAGCCCTACGACAAGATGTACGAGAACGTGTACAAAAAGGGCGCGCTCATCGGCTTGCTGCTCGATATCCGTATTCAGGAGCTCACCAAAGGCCAGAAAACCCTGCGCGACGTGCTGCTGACCCTGCGCGACAAGTACGGGCCCACGCGTTCCTTTGAGGATGCGCAGCTGATACCCGAGGTAGTAGCCCTCACGCACCCCGAGGTACAGCAGTTCTTCGACCGCTACGTAGTAGGCACCGAAGCCTTGCCGCTAACCGAGTACCTCGACAAAATTGGCTGGCGCTACGCCGATAAAGCCCCCGCCCGCATCAAGGCGTTCGGGCAGCTGGGTTTCCGCTACGACGAAGCCAAAAAGGAGTTTGCCACTGCCGATGTAACGCCCGAAACCAACGCCTTCGGCCTGCAAAACGGCGACGTGATTGTAGCCGTGAACGGGCAACCCGTAACCCTCGAAACGGCCGAACAGCTGCTGCGTTCCTTGGTGGAGCCCACTACGGATAAGCCCGTGCGCCTCACCCTGCGCCGCGGCAGCACCACCAAAGATGCCCAAGCCGCCCCGCGCGAGTTCGATGTGGAAATCCGGAACCAGCTGGCCCCGAGCACCGCACCCACGCCGGCGCAGCTGGCCTTGCGCCGGCAGTTGCTCAACAGCAAAAGCTAG
- a CDS encoding GH3 auxin-responsive promoter family protein translates to MIDTLLTWMVKPRLARLERMRAEPHAAQREVLQELLQTARHTDWGRMYGYAEGLNAREFAQRVPVSSYEQLYPWIERVLRGDDDVLWPGRVQWFAKSSGTTNARSKYIPVTPQSLEDCHYRAGRDMVAVAQTLYPDAGILRGKTLSLGGTHVANPFRPDDPASRVGDVSAVIMQNLPAWAESRRTPPLELALLDEWEEKLERMARHVLHENVACLAGVPTWMIMLLRRVSELAGGRPIPEVWPNLRLFMHGAVAFGPYRELFRQLIPEAQMRYLEIYNASEGYLAFQDQPDSQDLLLLLDHGIYYEFIPLEEVGKEHPRTLTLEEVEVGPSYALVISTNAGLWRYQIGDTVRFTSVAPYRIRISGRTKHFLNAFGEEVVVENADAAIAAAAAATGALVKEYTAAPIYFSTGEGSRGGHQWLIEFTQPPASEAQFAQVLDETLRQLNSDYDAKRHRDIALKPPVLTVAAPGTFEQWLARRGKLGGQHKVPRLSNNRELLDELLS, encoded by the coding sequence ATGATCGATACCCTGCTCACCTGGATGGTAAAGCCGCGTTTGGCGCGCCTCGAACGCATGCGCGCCGAGCCGCACGCCGCGCAGCGCGAGGTGCTGCAGGAGCTGCTCCAAACCGCGCGCCACACCGATTGGGGCCGCATGTACGGCTACGCCGAGGGCCTTAACGCCCGCGAGTTTGCCCAACGCGTGCCCGTGAGCAGCTACGAGCAGCTGTACCCCTGGATTGAGCGCGTGCTCCGCGGCGACGACGACGTGCTGTGGCCGGGCCGCGTGCAGTGGTTTGCCAAAAGCAGCGGCACCACCAACGCCCGCAGCAAGTACATACCTGTTACGCCGCAGTCGCTCGAAGACTGCCACTACCGCGCCGGCCGCGACATGGTGGCCGTGGCCCAGACGCTGTACCCCGATGCAGGCATCCTGCGCGGCAAAACGCTTTCCCTAGGGGGCACGCACGTGGCCAACCCCTTCCGGCCCGACGACCCCGCCTCGCGCGTAGGCGACGTATCGGCGGTAATCATGCAGAACCTGCCGGCCTGGGCCGAGTCGCGCCGCACGCCGCCGCTCGAGCTGGCTTTGCTTGATGAGTGGGAAGAAAAGCTGGAGCGCATGGCCCGGCACGTGCTGCACGAAAACGTGGCCTGCCTGGCCGGCGTGCCCACCTGGATGATTATGCTGCTGCGGCGCGTATCGGAGCTGGCCGGCGGCCGGCCCATTCCGGAGGTGTGGCCCAACCTGCGCCTGTTTATGCACGGAGCCGTGGCGTTTGGGCCCTACCGCGAACTGTTCCGGCAGCTGATACCGGAGGCGCAGATGCGCTACCTCGAGATTTACAACGCCTCCGAGGGCTACCTGGCGTTTCAGGATCAGCCCGACTCGCAGGACCTGCTGCTGCTGCTCGACCACGGCATTTACTACGAGTTTATTCCGCTTGAAGAAGTAGGCAAGGAGCACCCGCGTACCCTCACGCTCGAGGAAGTGGAGGTAGGCCCGAGCTACGCCCTCGTCATCAGCACCAACGCCGGCTTGTGGCGCTACCAGATTGGCGACACGGTGCGCTTTACCTCGGTGGCGCCGTACCGCATTCGCATCTCGGGCCGTACCAAGCACTTCCTCAATGCTTTCGGCGAGGAGGTGGTAGTAGAAAACGCCGATGCCGCCATTGCCGCCGCGGCCGCTGCTACCGGTGCGCTGGTGAAAGAGTACACGGCCGCACCCATTTATTTCAGCACCGGCGAAGGCTCGCGCGGCGGGCACCAGTGGCTGATTGAGTTTACGCAGCCGCCGGCCAGCGAGGCGCAGTTTGCGCAAGTGCTCGACGAAACCCTGCGCCAGCTCAACTCCGATTACGACGCCAAGCGCCACCGCGACATTGCCCTGAAGCCGCCCGTGCTCACGGTAGCGGCACCGGGCACGTTTGAGCAGTGGCTGGCCCGCCGCGGCAAGCTGGGCGGCCAGCACAAAGTGCCGCGCCTCAGCAACAACCGCGAGCTGCTCGACGAGCTGCTGAGCTAA
- the lptB gene encoding LPS export ABC transporter ATP-binding protein, whose protein sequence is MILRAEHLVKKYKQRTVVSDMSLHVEQGEIVGLLGPNGAGKTTSFYMTVGMVKPNSGRIFLDDEDITGLPIYQRARRGIGYLAQEASVFRDLTVEENILSVLEMTKLSKQQQHDKVEELLNEFSLTHVRKNLGRVLSGGERRRTEIARALAVDPKFVLLDEPFAGVDPIAVEEIQGIVAKLKHKNIGILITDHNVNETLSIVDRAYLLFEGKLLKAGTAEELAADEMVRRVYLGRHFELKRKI, encoded by the coding sequence ATGATTCTGCGCGCCGAACACCTCGTCAAGAAATACAAGCAACGCACCGTTGTCAGTGATATGTCCCTGCACGTGGAGCAGGGCGAAATCGTGGGCCTGCTCGGGCCCAACGGGGCTGGCAAAACCACTTCGTTTTACATGACGGTGGGCATGGTGAAGCCCAACTCGGGCCGCATCTTCCTCGACGACGAAGACATTACCGGCCTGCCCATTTACCAGCGCGCCCGCCGCGGCATCGGCTACCTGGCCCAGGAGGCCTCGGTGTTCCGCGACCTGACGGTGGAGGAGAATATCCTGTCGGTGCTGGAAATGACCAAGCTCAGCAAGCAGCAGCAGCACGACAAGGTGGAGGAGCTGCTCAACGAGTTTAGCCTCACGCACGTGCGCAAAAACCTAGGGCGCGTGCTGAGCGGCGGCGAGCGGCGGCGCACCGAAATTGCCCGCGCCCTGGCCGTCGACCCGAAGTTTGTGCTGCTCGACGAGCCCTTTGCCGGCGTCGACCCGATTGCGGTGGAGGAAATTCAGGGCATTGTGGCCAAGCTGAAGCACAAAAACATCGGCATCCTCATCACCGACCACAACGTGAACGAGACGCTGAGCATCGTAGATCGGGCGTACTTGCTCTTCGAGGGCAAGCTGCTGAAGGCCGGCACCGCCGAAGAGCTGGCTGCCGACGAAATGGTGCGCCGCGTGTACCTAGGGCGCCACTTCGAGCTGAAGCGAAAGATTTAA
- the recJ gene encoding single-stranded-DNA-specific exonuclease RecJ, producing the protein MLKRWIRKPAPDREKVEHLSAALRVNESIIALLCQRGICTFEEAKAYFRPALEELPDPMLMRDMDRAVQRLVEALFQEEKVLVYGDYDVDGTTSVALVYSYLRSLFGPARIDYYIPDRYIEGYGISTIGIDWAAANGFKLIVALDCGVKAVDKISYARDKGVDFIVCDHHLPGDELPPAVAVLDPKRSDCPYPYKELSGCGVGFKLMQALCRSQGFDEAPLHELMDLLAVSIAADIVPITGENRTLMFHGLKRLNDPSIETRPGLYALRQLAGLREGPLTVSSLVFGFAPRINAAGRLGDAKRSVAMLLSETAEQALATASVVDQTNTERRGFDTRITEEALQMIETDLELRNARSTVLFKQDWHKGVIGIVASRCLDKYYRPTVILTESNGKATGSARSVAGFDVHQAILECSDLLEQFGGHMYAAGLTLPLENVAEFRRRFEAVVASRIKEEQMIPPVDIDLPLRLREVTWNFYNLLRQMEPFGPGNPSPVFEAEQVYAVPGTVKVVGSSHLKLTLMQEDSNQIDAIGFGLADHYGRIAKGQPFNICYTVDVNEWRGQKSLQLRLKDIGWA; encoded by the coding sequence ATGCTAAAACGTTGGATTCGTAAGCCTGCTCCCGACCGCGAGAAGGTCGAGCACCTGTCGGCAGCCCTGCGCGTAAACGAGTCCATCATTGCCTTGCTGTGCCAGCGGGGCATTTGCACCTTCGAGGAGGCCAAGGCGTATTTCCGCCCGGCCCTGGAGGAGCTGCCCGACCCCATGCTCATGCGCGACATGGACCGGGCCGTGCAGCGCCTCGTGGAAGCCCTGTTTCAGGAGGAAAAAGTGCTGGTGTACGGCGACTACGATGTGGACGGCACCACCTCCGTGGCGCTGGTGTACTCGTATCTGCGCTCGTTGTTTGGGCCCGCCCGCATCGACTACTACATTCCCGACCGCTACATCGAGGGCTACGGCATTTCGACAATAGGCATCGATTGGGCGGCTGCCAACGGCTTTAAGCTGATTGTGGCGCTCGACTGCGGCGTGAAAGCCGTCGACAAAATCAGCTACGCCCGCGATAAAGGCGTCGATTTTATCGTGTGCGACCACCACTTGCCCGGCGACGAGCTGCCGCCCGCCGTGGCCGTGCTCGACCCCAAGCGTTCGGATTGCCCGTACCCCTACAAAGAGCTGTCGGGCTGCGGCGTGGGCTTTAAGCTGATGCAGGCGCTGTGCCGCAGCCAAGGCTTCGATGAAGCCCCCCTGCACGAGCTGATGGATTTGCTGGCCGTGAGCATCGCGGCCGACATTGTGCCCATTACCGGCGAAAACCGCACGCTGATGTTCCACGGCCTCAAGCGCCTGAACGACCCCAGCATAGAAACGCGCCCCGGCCTGTACGCCCTGCGCCAGCTGGCCGGCCTGCGCGAGGGGCCGCTCACGGTAAGCAGCCTGGTGTTTGGCTTTGCGCCCCGCATCAACGCGGCCGGGCGCCTCGGTGATGCCAAGCGTTCGGTGGCTATGCTGCTCTCTGAAACCGCCGAGCAGGCCCTGGCTACGGCCAGCGTCGTCGACCAAACCAACACCGAGCGCCGCGGCTTCGATACGCGCATTACCGAGGAGGCGCTGCAGATGATCGAAACCGACCTGGAGCTGCGCAACGCCCGCTCCACCGTGCTCTTCAAGCAGGATTGGCACAAGGGCGTAATCGGCATTGTGGCTTCGCGCTGCCTCGATAAGTACTACCGCCCCACGGTTATCCTCACCGAATCGAACGGCAAAGCCACGGGCTCGGCGCGTTCGGTGGCGGGCTTCGATGTGCACCAGGCCATTTTGGAGTGCTCCGATTTGCTGGAGCAATTCGGGGGGCACATGTACGCGGCCGGCCTCACGCTGCCGCTCGAAAACGTGGCCGAGTTCCGCCGCCGCTTCGAGGCCGTGGTGGCTTCGCGCATCAAAGAGGAGCAGATGATTCCGCCCGTCGACATCGACCTGCCGCTGCGCCTGCGCGAGGTCACCTGGAACTTCTACAACCTGCTGCGCCAGATGGAGCCCTTCGGCCCCGGCAACCCCAGCCCGGTGTTCGAGGCCGAGCAGGTGTACGCCGTGCCCGGCACCGTGAAGGTGGTGGGCTCGTCGCACCTCAAGCTGACCCTGATGCAGGAAGACTCGAACCAGATCGACGCCATCGGCTTTGGGCTGGCCGACCACTACGGGCGCATTGCCAAAGGGCAGCCGTTTAACATCTGCTACACCGTGGACGTGAATGAGTGGCGCGGGCAAAAATCGTTGCAGCTGCGCCTCAAGGACATCGGCTGGGCGTAA
- a CDS encoding TIGR00266 family protein: MRSHDVDYRILGHDIQVVEIELDPGESVIAEAGTMVYMDEPIAWDTRMGDGSEPEQGFFGKLLSAGTRMITGESLFMTHFTHAGHHGKARVGFSAPYPGTIMPLDLSTLPNGLIVQKDGFLAAARGTKIGIHFNQRIGSGLFGGEGFILQKLTGDGKAFIHAGGTVIERRLNGEMLRVDTGCVVAFEPGIEFSIARAGNLKSMIFGGEGLMLATLRGTGRVWLQSMPVKKLIQALMPNGANAQKESGTVLGGLGRMFDQ; this comes from the coding sequence ATGCGTTCACACGACGTTGATTACCGCATCCTTGGCCACGATATACAAGTAGTAGAAATTGAGCTCGACCCGGGCGAGTCGGTTATTGCCGAGGCGGGCACCATGGTGTACATGGACGAGCCCATTGCCTGGGACACGCGCATGGGCGACGGCTCGGAGCCCGAGCAGGGCTTCTTCGGCAAGCTGCTCTCGGCCGGCACGCGCATGATTACGGGCGAGTCGTTGTTCATGACGCACTTTACCCACGCCGGGCACCACGGCAAAGCCCGCGTAGGCTTTTCGGCCCCCTACCCCGGCACCATCATGCCCCTCGACCTAAGCACCTTGCCCAACGGCCTGATTGTGCAGAAGGACGGCTTTTTGGCCGCCGCGCGGGGCACCAAAATCGGCATTCACTTCAACCAGCGCATCGGCTCGGGCTTGTTTGGCGGCGAGGGCTTCATTCTGCAAAAGCTCACCGGCGACGGCAAGGCGTTTATCCACGCGGGCGGCACCGTAATTGAGCGGCGCCTGAACGGCGAAATGCTGCGCGTAGATACGGGCTGCGTGGTGGCGTTTGAGCCGGGCATCGAGTTCAGCATTGCCCGGGCCGGCAACCTCAAGTCGATGATTTTTGGCGGCGAAGGCCTGATGCTGGCCACGTTGCGCGGCACCGGCCGCGTATGGCTGCAAAGCATGCCCGTGAAAAAACTCATTCAGGCCCTGATGCCCAACGGCGCCAACGCGCAAAAGGAAAGCGGCACCGTGCTGGGCGGCCTGGGCCGGATGTTCGACCAATAA
- a CDS encoding toxin-antitoxin system YwqK family antitoxin encodes MESSPRRLAWVGCAVLLAAALAACQAPRGPIGFWSRNRLDARQERHGPWRAYFDSANTRLASRGHYQHGRPRGHWRYYTFAGKLDHDDRYRPGGLMLVRHFHPNGQVARRGQARLESDTAVVQYYWFGLWQLYDSTGHATNWELYEKGHRMAKGAGVARPNAAPRSGSSRSK; translated from the coding sequence ATGGAATCATCACCTAGGAGGCTAGCATGGGTTGGCTGCGCAGTGCTGCTGGCTGCCGCGCTAGCGGCCTGCCAGGCGCCGCGCGGGCCCATCGGGTTTTGGTCGCGCAACCGGCTCGATGCCCGGCAGGAGCGGCACGGCCCCTGGCGCGCCTACTTCGATAGCGCCAACACCAGGCTGGCCTCGCGCGGGCACTACCAACACGGGCGGCCGCGTGGCCACTGGCGCTACTACACTTTTGCGGGCAAGCTCGACCACGACGACCGGTACCGGCCGGGCGGACTCATGCTGGTGCGTCATTTTCACCCAAACGGGCAAGTAGCGCGGCGCGGGCAGGCCCGCCTCGAAAGCGACACTGCCGTGGTGCAGTACTATTGGTTTGGGCTGTGGCAGCTTTACGATAGCACCGGGCACGCCACAAACTGGGAGCTGTACGAAAAAGGCCACCGCATGGCAAAAGGTGCAGGAGTAGCCAGGCCCAATGCCGCACCCCGAAGCGGCAGCTCCCGCAGCAAATAA
- a CDS encoding RidA family protein has product MANTIINSPEAPAPIGPYSQAVQAGNTIYVSGQIALDASGGQLIGEGDVQAQTHQVMRNLQAVLAAGGYALPDVVKCSIFVKDLGHFGTINEIYGSYFGQGPYPARETVEVARLPKDVLVEISCIAVKG; this is encoded by the coding sequence ATGGCAAATACCATCATCAACTCGCCCGAAGCGCCGGCCCCCATCGGGCCCTACAGCCAGGCCGTGCAGGCCGGCAACACCATCTACGTATCGGGCCAAATTGCCCTCGACGCCTCGGGCGGGCAGCTCATCGGCGAAGGCGACGTGCAGGCCCAAACCCACCAGGTAATGCGCAACCTGCAGGCCGTGCTGGCCGCCGGCGGCTACGCCCTGCCCGACGTGGTGAAGTGCAGCATCTTCGTGAAAGACCTGGGGCACTTCGGCACGATCAACGAAATCTACGGTTCGTACTTCGGCCAGGGCCCCTACCCCGCCCGCGAAACCGTGGAGGTAGCCCGCCTGCCCAAAGACGTGCTGGTGGAAATTTCGTGCATCGCCGTAAAAGGCTAG